GCCGGCCAGCGGAAGGTGCTCGCCGAGTACGGCGTGACCGAGGAGCGCATCGGTGCGCCGATCGTGTCGTCCATGGAGACCGTCGTGGTCACCGAGCTGCCGGACGGCACGCCGGTGCACATCGACGCCGAGGCGGCGCAGGCCGACGGGATCGTGGTGCTCGGCCGCGTCAAGCCGCACACCGACTTCCGCGGCACCCACGAGAGCGGCCTGGCCAAGATGATCGCCATCGGGCTGGGCAAGCACCGCGGGGCCACCACCCTGCACGCGCACGGCTTCGAGAACTTCCACTCCCTCATCCCAGCGGTGGCCGAGGCGGCGCTGCGGGTGGTGCCGGTCGAGTTCGGCATGGCGGTGGTGGAGAACGCCTACGAGCAGGTGGCCCGGCTGGAGCTGGTGCCCACCGACGTGCTGCTGGAGCGCGAGGCGGAGCTGCTGGTCGAGGCCAAGCGGCTGATGCCGAAGCTGCTGGTGTCCGACATCGACGTGCTGGTGGTCGACGAGATCGGCAAGGACATCAGCGGGGCCGGGATGGACCCCAACATCACCGGCCGCGCCCCGGTCAACTCCGAGCACTTCCGGACCGTGCCGATCAAGCGCGTGGTGGTGCTGGGGCTGACCGAGCACACCGGCGGCAACGCCTGCGGGCTCGGCATGGCCGACGTGACGACCCAGCGCTGCCTGGACCAGATCGACTTCGGCTCCTTCTACACCAACTCGCTGACCTCCGGGGTGCCCGACGGCGCCCGGATCCCGATGGCGCTGGCCAACGACCGGGACGCGATCGTGGCGGCGCTGCACATGTCCCGCGGCCCGCACGACCGCCCGGCGAAGGTGGTGCGCATCCGCAACACCCTGACGATGCCGCGCATCGAGGTCTCCGAGGCCTACGCGCAGGAGGTCGCCGACCACCCGGACCTGACGGCGCTCGGGGAGCCCCGCGACTGGGAGTTCGACGCCGACGGGCGGCTGGAGCCGCTCCCCGCCCTGCACTGACCGGCCGCGTGCCTCGGCCCCCTGTCCGCGCCGCGGGGGATTGATTTCGCTCTACACTGAAGCCACAGAGCCCACGAAACGGTCGCTGCTCGTCGACCCGCCGACGGGCAGCGACCGCCCTAGAATCGAGAGGTTCTCCCTCGGCGCGAAGGAGAGGACCGCCATGCCTCCGCTGACCACCGAGCGACTGGTCATCCGCGAGTGGACGACCAGCGACTCCGACGTGCAGGCCGCGCTGGCGCTCTACGGCCGACCAGAGGTGACCGAGTGGCTCACCCCGGCCGTCTCCAACGTCGCCGACCTCGCCGCGATGCGTGCCGTGGTGCACGCGTGGACCGAGGCGCAGCCCAACCTCGTCCCACCGACCGGCCGGTGGGCGATGCAGCGCCGGTCCGACGACGTCGTGGTCGGCGGGCTGGTGCTGCGGATGCTGCCGCCCTACGACCACGACCTCGAGCTGACCTGGCAGCTGCGCCCCGAGGCGTGGGGCCACGGCTACGCCACGGAGGCCGCGACCGCGCTGCTGCGCTGGGCCTTCACCTACGACATCGACGCGGTGTTCGCGCTGACCCGCCCGGACAACACGCGGGCGATCTCCACCGCGCAGCGCATCGGCATGGAGTGGGTCGGCGAGACGACGAAGTACTACGACACCCTGCTGCAGGTCTACCGGATCCGGAAGAGCGACCTGCCCGGCGCCGCCGAGGAGGACTAGCGCCGGTCACGACCAGGTGATCACGGCGCGTCGCCGGAACACGCCGCGATCGGATGATCTGCTCGCGGCCGCGAACGGTGAGACCCTGAGGCGGATCATGCCCCACCGCCTGGACCACTCCGCCGGAGGGACCGTGCCGCCCCAGACCAGGACGCCCGACCGCCGCCCGCACCCGCCGCGCCGACCGGTCGCACGGCGGCCGGGTTCCGGGGCGCGCGTCGCGGTGACGGTGCTGTCGCTGCTCGTGCTGGCGGTGACCGGGTACGGCTGGAGCCACTACCGGGACCTGCTCAACGGGCTGGCCACCAGCGACGTCACCGACGGCGCCGGGGCCGACGGGGCCACCGACATCCTGCTGGTGGGCATGGACAGCCGCACCGACGCGCACGGCAAGCCGCTGCCCGCGGAGGTGCTGCGCGAGCTGCACGCCGGGGCGAACGACGCGGCGCTGACCGACACGATCATCCTGCTGCACATCCCCAACGACGGCTCCAGCGCGGCCGGGTTCTCCTTCCCCCGCGACTCCTACGTGTCCATCCCCGGGCACGGGCAGCACAAGATCAATTCCGCGTACTCCCGCGGCAAGCAGGCCGCCATCGCGGAAGCGACCCGGCGCGGCACCACCGACCCGGCGCAGCTGGCGCGCGAGGGCGACGACGCCGGCCGCAAGCTGCTGGTGCGCACCGTCGAGCGGTTGACCGGCGTGTCGATCGACCACTACGCCGAGGTCAACCTGCTCGGCTTCGCCCGCATCACGGAAGCCGTCGGCGGCGTCCCGGTGTGCCTGCGGGCGCCGACGCGGGACAGCTACTCGGGAGCGGACTTCCGCGCCGGGCCGCAGACCATCTCCGGCCCCGAGGCGCTGGCCTTCGTCCGGCAGCGGCACGGGCTGCCGCGCGGGGACCTCGACCGCGTGGTGCGCCAGCAGGCCTTCCTGTCCGGGCTGACGCAGTCGATGCTCTCCGGCGGGGTGCTGGCCAACCCGGCGCGGCTGCAGGAGCTCATCGACTCGGTGCAGGACTCGGTGGTGCTCGACCGCGACTGGGACGTGCTGGCCTTCGCCGAGCGGATGCGCGGGCTGGCCGGGGGCGCGGTCCGGTTCACGACCATCCCGATCGAGGACGCCGACCACGACACCCCGGACGGCCAGGCGATCCTGGTGGACCCGCGCGCGGTCCGCGCGGCGGTCACCCGCAGCACCGACCCCTCCGCGGCACCACCGCCGCCGTCCGAGGTCGCCGGGCCGGCCACGGTGGACGTGCTCAACGCGACGCGGAACCCGGGCCTGGCCAAGCGGGTGCGCTCGGAGCTGTCAGGTCGCGGCGTGGAGGTGGGCCGGGCAGGCAACACCGGGGCCCGTGCGTCCTCAGTGGTCCGCTACGCGCCGGGGGCCGCGGCCACCGCCGACCAGGTCGCCGCGCTGCTCGGCGGGCTGCCCACCGAGCGGGACGCGTCCCTGCCGCGTGGTCGCGTCCAGGTGCTCCTCGGCAGCGACTACCGGGGTCCCGGGGCACCGCGGTTCGCCCCGCCTGCCGCGGTCGCGCTCGACGGCCCGGCCCGGCAGCAGAGCACCAGCACCCCACCGGATCCCGGGACGATCACCGCGGACGGGATCCCCTGCGTGAACTGAGGCGGGTCGGTGGTGAGGCAGCCCCCTCGCCCGTCCCACCACCGACCAGCCGACTGGTGGCTCCCCTCAGCGGCCCGGCCGCCGGTCCGTCGGCACGCGCACCGCGAACGGCACCGGTGCTGCCCGGTCCACGGACAGCCCGCGAGGGTGTCGCCCAGACCTCTGCGCCAGCGGCGCGGTGCCGGTCGTCTCCCGGACCGGCGGCTGGGAGCTCGACGGCCCCAGCACGGTCCAGCGCCCTCGTGCGCTGGGGTCTGGAACGTCCCACCGCTGGTGAGACTACGCGGCGCCCCGGAGCCCCGCGACCCACCAACGCGCCTGCGCTGGGCGGCCGCGCAGGGGGAATCACCGGTCCGTGGCGCCGGTTTTCACTCGATGCGTCGACTCGAGTGGCGCTGCTCTCATCTGACCACATCGGAGCCTGCGGACGCGTCGGTGCGAGCCGGGCTGCGGTAGCGTGCTCGCGTGCCCGAACCACCACCCTCCCCCGCAGCCGCCTTCCAGATGCTCCTGGAGGGCAACCGGCGGTTCGTCCACAACGACGTCCAGCACCCGAACCAGGACGCCGACCACCGCGCGTCGCTGGCCCCGGGCCAGCGCCCGTTCGCCGTGCTGTTCGGCTGCTCCGACTCCCGGCTGGCCGCCGAGATCATCTTCGACCGCGGCCTCGGTGACCTGTTCGTGGTGCGCACCGCCGGTCAGATCACCGGCCCGGAGGTGCTGGGCAGCATCGAGTACGGCGTCGGTGTGCTCGGCGCGCCGCTGGTGATCGTGCTCGGCCACGACTCCTGCGGCGCGGTGACCGCGGCCCGCCAGACCGTGATGGAAGGCTCGGCACCGCCGGGGTTCCTGCGCGACATCGTGGAGCGGGTGACGCCGAGCGTGCTCGCCGCCCGCGCCGACGGCAAGACCGAGGTCGACGAGATCGTCGACGTGCACATCCAGCGCACCACCGACCTGCTGCTGGAGCGGTCCACGTTGCTGGCCAAGGAGGTCGAGGCGGGACGCTGCGCGGTCGTCGGGCTGTGCTACCGGCTCACCGACGGCACCGTCCGGGAGGTCGGCCACCACGGGCCCGTCGCTCACCGCACCGGGTCGTAGGGCGTCAGGTCGATCCCCGGGGCGGCGCCGCGGGCCAGCCGGGCCGCGACCGCGCCCGCCCAGGGGCCGACCGTCAGTCCGGAGGCGCCCAGGCCGTTGACCACGACCAACCCGGCGACCTGCGGCACCGCGCCGAGCAGCGGGCGGTCGTCGGGGCCCACCGGGCGGAACCCGATCCGGGTCTCCACGTGCGTGGCGTCGGCCAGCCCGGGTGCCACGGCCAGCGCTTCGCCGAGCACCTCCGCCACCCCGGCGGCGGTGACCCGGTGGTCGAAGCCGGTTCCGTCCTCGCGGGTCGCGCCCACCACGACCCGGGAGTCGTCGAAGGCCAGCAGGTAGTGGCGCGTGCGCGGCAGCACGACCGGCCAGCGGGTGGTGTCCACGCCGGGCAGCCGCAGGTGCACGATCTGGCCGCGCTGCGGCGCCACCCGGACCCGCACGCCCAGCGGCTCCAGCAGCTGCGGTGACCAGGCCCCGGCGGCGGCGACCACGGCGTCCGCCCCGACGAACTCCTCGCCGACGCGCACACCGCGGACCGCGCCGTCGGCGACCACCGAGGCGGTGCCGTTGACGAGCCGGGCACCGCGCCGGAGCGCCGCGCGCCGCAGCGCATCGCGCACCGCCCGGCCGTCCACGCGCGCCGCCCCGGGGATGTGGACCGCCGGGCCGTCGTGCCGCAGGGGCGGGAACATCTCCCGCGCCCGCCGGGCGTCGACCAGCTCCACCGCACCGGCCACCTCAGACCCCGCGGCCCGCCGCGCCACGTGCTCCACCGCCTCGTCGGCCTCGGCCCGCGAGACCAGGCGCAGCGCGCCCACCCGGCGGTAGCCGAGATCAGTCTCGCCGTCGGCGGCCAGCGCCGCGACGAGCTCCGGGTAGTGCTCGGCCCCGGCGGTCGCGATCCGCAGCCAGTCCGGGTCGTCCACCCGGGACGACCACGGGCAGATGATGCCCGCGCCCGCCGAGGTCGCGCGGCCGGGCGCGGGTGAGTCCACCAGGACCACCTCGACCCCGGCCCGGGCCGACTCGTACGCCGCTGCCGCACCGGCGATGCCGCTGCCGACGACCACCACGCGCATGTCGCGCTCCTCCTCCGGTCACCGCCCCACTGGGGCCACGACCAGGGAACCAGACGCGATCTCCCCGGAACACCGCCGGTGCGGGCGCTTCGAGCGGCCGGAACGGGCTGGTCACGTTAGCCTTCGGGGGCACGATCCGGGCGAAGGGAATCCAGCCGCGTGACCGTCGAGCCGCGTCGAGTGCTGCTGATCAGCGCGACCATCGGTGAGGGGCACAATGCGACCGGCCGGGCCGTGGCCGAAGCGGCCGGCCGGGTCTGGCCGGGGTGCGAGGTCGGCTGGGTGGACGCGCTGCGCGCGATGGGCCGCTGGGTGCCCGCCGCGTTCAACTGGATCTACGTCACCAACGTCGAGTCCACCCCGTGGCTGTACGACTTCTTCTACGACTCGCTGTGGCGGTACCGGTGGTTCGCCAACGCCTCGCGCCGCTTCGTCGGCGCCTGGAGCGGGCGGGCGCTGCGGCGCACGATCGACGAGCACGACCCGGACCTGGTCGTGTCGACCTACCCGCTCGGGACCGCGGGGCTGGACTGGCTGCGCCGCCGTGGTGGGCTCGACGTCCCGGTGGCGGCCGTGGTCTCGGACTTCTCCCCGCACCCGTTCTGGGTCTACCCCGAGATCGACCTGCACTACGTGATGAGCGAGGCGAGCCTGCGGGAGATGCGGCGGGCCGAACCGGACGCGGTGGGCGCGGTGTGCGTGCCCCCGGTGGTCTCGGCGTTCCGGCCCGGCGACCGGGGTGCCGCGCGCCGCAGGCTCGGGCTCGACGAGTCGGGCTTCACCGTGCTGCTGTCCTGCGGCTCGCTCGGGTTCGGTTCGGTGGAGCGGGCGGTGGACGCCGCGCTGCGGGTGGAGGGGGTCGGTCAGGTCGTGGTGGTCTGCGGGCGCAACGAGGCGCTGCGGCAGCGGTTCGCCGGCCGCGCCGAGGACCGGCTGGTCGCGCTGGGCTGGGTGGAGGACATGCCGGCGCTGGTGGCCTGCGCGGACGTCGTGGTGACCAACGCGGGCGGGGCGACGGCGCTGGAAGCGCTCGCGTGCGGGCGGGCGGTGGTGATGTTCGAGCCCATCGCCGGGCACGGGCGGGCCAACGCCGAGCTGATGGCCGACGCGGGCCTGGCCGAGCTGTGCCCGCGCGCGGACGACCTGACCGCGACGTTGCGCCGCTGGGTCGCCGCACCCGAGGAGCTCGCGCAGCGGGAGCACCAGGCGCTCAAGCACTGCCAGGTCGCGGACTTCGACGACCAGGTCGCCGCGCTGGCGCACCTCCCCCGGCACCGCGGTCGCCGGCCGCTGCGGCCGCAGGACGCCTTCTTCGCCCACGCCACCACACCCGTGGTGCCGCAGCAGACCGGTGCCGTCCTGCTGCTCGAGGGCGACGACCGCTCCGCGCACGACTGGTGCGAGCTCCTCGCCGACCGGATCGAACGGCGGGCCGGGCGGTTGCCGATGCTCACGCGGCGCCTGGTGCGGCGCCGGGCCCGGTGGCCGCAGTGGGTCCAGGACGCGGCCCTCGACCCCGCCGACCACCTGCGCTGCCGCGAGGTCCGCGACGAGCGCGCCGCGGCCGCGGCCCGCGAGGAGTTCTTCCGCACGGCGGTGCGCACCGACCGGCCCCCGTGGGAGCTGGAGGTGCTGCGCGAGACCGGGTCTGGCCGGGTGTCGGTCCTGGCGAAGCTGCACCACGCGCTCGGCGACGGCGTCGCGGTCACCAGCACGCTGCTGCGGTTGCTCACCGACGGTCCGCACCCGGTGCCGGCTGCGGACCGCGGGGACCGGCCGAGGTGGGTCCGGCGCGCGGGGACGGTGGCGCGCGGACTGGTCAGCTTGGCCGCGGCCGGTCCGGCACCGGCCAGCCCCTGGAGCGGGCGCAGCACGGCCGCCCGGTCGTTCAGCGGCCTGGAGCTGCCCGCCGCTGAGGTCCGCGCGTGCGCGCGGGCTCGCGGTGTGAGCAGCACGGCCCTGCTGCTCGGGGTGCTGGCCGAGGCGCTGCACCGGGCGCTGCCCGCTCCGGCGCCGGGCCAGCGGTTCCGGGTGATGGTGCCGCGCACCGCGCGCACCGGGCGGGGTGGCGTGGGCACCGAGGCGCCGGGGAACCACACCGCGTCGCTGGCGCTGGACCTGCCGGTCGGTCCGATGCCGGTCGAGCAGCGGCTCGCCGCGGTGGCCGCGGAGCTCGGCAGGCCGGACCGGACCGGTCAACCCGCCGCGGCCACGGCCGTGCTCGCCGCGCTGGGCCTGCTGCCCGCGCCGCTGCACGCCTGGGTGGTGCGCCGGATCTACCACCGCCGGTTCTTCAGCGCCGTGGTGTCGGTGCTGCCCGGGCAGCGCCGGCCGGCGCGCATCGGGTCGGCGCGCATCGCCGGGGTGCTGCCGGTGCTGGCGCTGGCCGACGGGGTGGGACTGGCGGTGGGGGCGATCGGCTGGGGCGACCGCATCGGGTTCGGGGTCACCACGGACACCGGACTGGCCCCGCCCGCCGAGGTGCTCACCGAGCACCTGCGCGCGGTCTGCACCGAAGTGCGGGCAGGTGATCCGCGGTGAGCACGGACGCCACGGTGCTGGCCATCGCCGTTCCGACCGCGGTCGTCGGGGCGGCCAGCTTCGGCTTGGCCAGCGCGATCCAGCACCGCGTCACCAAGCAGGTGCCCCGGGTGCGCACCCTCAACCCGCGGATGCTGCTGGCGCTGGTCCGCAAGCCGATCTGGGTGCTGAGCATCCTCACCGTGATCGTCGGGCTGTCGCTGCAGGTGGTGGCGCTGGCGTTCGGGCCGCTGGTGCTGGTGCAACCGCTGCTGGTGACCTCGGTGCTGTTCGGTGCCGCGTTCGCGGCGTGGATGGCGCACCGCAAGATGGACCTGGTGCTGGCGCTCGGCGGGCTGGCCTGCGTCGGTGGGCTGTCGGCGTTCCTGGTGCTGGCCCGGCCCTCGGGGCACAGCAGCGACTTCACCGGGGCGCCGGTGCTGCCGCTGGCGCTGGCGCTCGGCCTGCTGGTGCTGGTCTCGCTGGTGGCGTCCTGGCTGGTGCCCGGTGAGGCCGGGGTGATCGGCATGGCGGTGGCCACCGGCGTGTTCTACGGGGTGACCGCCGGGTTGATCAAGGTGGTGGCCGGGCAGGTCCGCTCCGGCGGGGTGGTGGAGCCGTTCCAGCACTGGACGCTGTACGCGGTGTGCGTGATCGGGCCGATGGGCTTCCTGCTCAGCCAGCAGACCTTCCAGCGCGGCCGGTTGATCTCGCCGTCGCTGGCGGTGATCACCACGGTGGACCCGCTGGTCGCGGCCGCGATCGGGGTGAGCTGGCTCGGCGAGACCCTCGAGTCCTCCCCCGCCATCCTCACCGGCGAGCTCGTCGCGGTGGTGGTCATCGTCGTCGGCATCGTGGTGCTGACCCGGCGCGGCGAGCAGCTGCGGCGGGCGCTCGACCGCAGCGACGGGGGCTCGGAGGAGCCGACGTGGGGATGACGCTGCGCGGGCGGACCGCGCTGGTCACCGGCGCGTCCTCCGGCATCGGCGCGGCCACCGCGGCCGAACTGGCCGCCGCCGGGTGCCAGGTGGTGCTGGTCGGCCGCGACCAGCGCCGGCTGGCCCAGGTCACCGCGCGCACGGGCGGGCTGGCCCTGGCCGCCGAGCTGACCGACGCCTCCGGGCTGGACCGCGTGGTCACCGCGGCACGGCGGGTGGACCTGCTGGTGCACTGCGCGGGGATCGGGTGGTCCGGTGACCTGGCGTCGATGTCCGCCGAGCAGGTGGAGGCGCTGACCGCGGTGAACCTGACCGCGCCGGTGCTGCTGACCAGCGCGGTGCTGCCGGAGCTGCGGCGCAGGCGCGGCCACGTCGTGTTCGTCTCCTCGATCGCGGCCGTCGGGGTCCGCGGCGAGGAGGTCTACGCGGCGACGAAGGCCGGGGTGCGGGCGTTCGCCGAGAGCCTGCGCCGCCTCGACGGCCTCGGGGTGACCACGGTGCTGCCGGGCGCGGTGCGCACCCCGTTCTTCGCGGGCAGGCGCTACGACCGGCGGTTCCCGCGCGTGCTCGCCCCGGAGGAGGTCGCCGCGGCGCTGGTCCGGGGCGTGCAGCGCGGCCGGGCGGAGGTGTTCGTGCCCGGGTGGCTGGCGGTGCCCGCCCGGTTGCAGGGCGCGCTGCCCGGGGTGTTCCGGGCGCTGGCCCGCCGGTTCGGCTGAGCGTCAGCTGCGCAGCGCCCGGATGGACTCGCGCAGCGACGCCGTGGTGGCCAGCACCGCGGTCGGTTCGTAGCCGCAGTGGGCCATGCAGTTGGCGCAGCGCGGGTCGTTGCCGCGCCCGTAGCGCGACCAGTCGGTCTCCTCCAGCAGTTCGCGGTAGGTGGCGGCGTAGCCGTCGCTCATCAGGTAGCAGGGCCGCTGCCAGCCGTAGAGCGAGTACGACGGGATGGCCCACGCGGTGCAGCGGAAGTCGACCTTGCCCTCCAGGAAGTCCAGGAACAGCGGCGAGTGGTTGAACCGCCACCGCCGTCGGCGGCCGTCGGCGAAGACCTTGCCGAACAGCTCGCGGGTCTCGGCGACCCCCAGGAAGCGCTCCTGGTCCGGGGCCTTGTCGTAGGCGTAGGCCGGGGACAGCATCATCCGGTCGACCTGGAGGTCGTTGTTGAGGAAGTCCAGCACCTCGATCACCGACTGCGGGGTGTCGGAGGTGAAGAACGTGGAGTTCGTGGTGACCCGGAACCCGCGCCGCTGGACCTCCTTGACGTTGTCCACCGCCTGCGCGAACACGCCCTTCTTGCACACCGAGGCGTCGTGCCGCTCCTCCAGCCCGTCGATGTGCACCGCCCACGCGAAGTACGGCGAGGGCCGGAACCGGTCGATCTTGCGGGGCAGCAGCAGCGCGTTGGTGCACAGGTAGACGAACTTCTTGCGCTTGACCAGCTCCTCGACGAGGGTGTCGATCTCGGGGTGCATCAGCGGTTCGCCCCCGGCGATCGACACCACCGGGGCGCCGCACTCCTCCACCGCGGCGAGGGCCTGCTCGACCGGCATCCGCTGCTTGAGCACGTCCGCCGGGTGCTGGATCTTGCCGCAGCCGGCGCACTTGAGGTTGCAGGCGAACAGCGGCTCCAGCTCCAGCGTCAGGGCGAACTTCTCGCGGCGGGCCAGCTTCTGCTTGAGCAGGTGGGCCCCGACCCGGACGGCTTGGCGCAGCGGGATGCCCATTCAAGACACCTCCTCGGGTGCGTGGTGGTTCTCCGGGGCCGCGGTGCGGCTCCACCGGGACAGGCAGGCGCCGACGGCGTGCAGCCGGGCGAGCGCGGCCAGCGCCCGCCGCGGTGTACCCGGGCTCAGCAGCGGCTGGTCGGCGGTGTCGAGCACGACCCGCACCACGGCGGTGCCCCGCGGGCCCGCGGCGCGCGCGAGCACCGCGGACTCCATGTCGACCGCGAGCGCGCCGGTGCGGGCCGCCTCCGCCCGCTGCGGGCCGTGCACGAGGTGCCGGGTGGTGAGGACCGGTCCGCAGCGGACCGGGAACCCCGCGCGGTGCAGTTCCGCGGCCAGCACCGGGGCGGCGTCGCAGTGCACCGTCCCGTCCTCGCCGCGGACCTCGTCGGCGACCACCACGTCGCCGCTGCGGATCCCGGCGCCGACGCCGCCGGCGAGGCCGGCCACCACGAGCAGGTCGAAGTCCGCGGCGGCGAGCTCGGCGGCGCGGCGCGCGCTGCGCCGCGGGCCGGGACCGGTGCGGTGGACGAGTTCGCGGCCGAGCGCCGCCCGCAGCGCGCGGGCCTCGCACCGCAGCGGGGCGCAGACCACCAGACGTACCGGCATCGTCACTCCCCCGCCCGGACGTACCTGCCGAGGGCGGTCAGCGGGAAGATCACCCGGTACAGGTGGTAGTTGATGTAGAAGTCGCCGGGGAACCCGGTCCCGGTGAACTGCGGCTCGTCCCAGCCGCCGTCGGCCCGCTGGGTCCGGGCGAGGTAGTGCAGCCCGCGCTGGACCGCGTCGGTCCGGTGCCGCCCCAGCGCCAGCAGCGCCATCAGCGCCCACCCGGTCTGCGACGGCGTGGAGTCGCCGCGGCCGATCCACGCGGGGTCGTCGTAGGAGCGCAGGTCCTCGCCCCAGCCGCCGTCGGTGTTCTGGTGCCGCTCCAGCCACCGCGCCGCGCGCCGCAGCGCCCGGTGCTCGGGGGTGAGCCCGGCCTTGACCAGCGCCGGGACCACGGCGCCGGTGCCGTAGACGTGGTTGGCTCCCCAGCGGCCGAACCAGGAACCGTCCTTCTCCTGGTGCCGCAGCAGCCACGTCACGCCGCGCCGGACCACCTCGTCGTCGTGGCCCAGCGTGGCCAGCGCCTCGACCACGTGCGCGGTGACGTCGGCCGAGGGCGGGTCGATCACCTCGCCGAAGTCGCAGAACGGCAGCTTGCGCACCAGCTGCCGGGTGTTGTCGGCGTCGAACGCGCCCCAGCCGCCGTCCGCCGACTGCATGCCGCGCAGCCAGCGGGCTCCGCGCTCGATCGCGGCCTGCACCGCCTCCCGGTTCGGGTGGTCCACGCGGTTGAGCGCCAGCAGCACCTCGGCGGTGTCGTCGACGTCCGGGTAGCGGTCGTTGTCGAACTCGAACGCCCAGCCACCGCCCGGGGGCAGGTCGGGGCGGCGCACCGACCAGTCGCCCTCGATGCGGATCTCCTCGGCCAGCAGGAAGTCGGTGGCCCGGCGCAGCGCCGGGTGCGCGCTGGGCACGCCCGCGTCGCGCAGCGCCTGCACGCCGAGCACGGTGTCCCACACCGGGGACTGGCAGGCCTCCAGCCGGCGCACCACGCCGTCCGGGGTCTGCTCCCGGACCAGGAAGCGCTCCAGGCCGTCCAGGCCCTGGCGGACCACGGGGTGGTCCAGCGGGTAGCCGAGCAGGTGCAGCGCGAGCAGCGAGTACACCCACGGGGGCTGGATGCCGCCCCAGGAGCCGTCGGCCTCCTGCCGCGCCACGATCCACTCGGCGGCGCGCAGCATCGCGTGCCGGCGCAGGGAGCGCAGCGGGCGCCGGTGGTAGCGGTGCAGCAACCGGTCCAGCACGGTGAACGCGTAGTTCCAGGACCACGCGGGGCGCGTGGACGGGCGGGGGCGGCCGGTGCGCAGCTCGCGCACCGTGATGCCCAGCTCCCGCTGCGGCCGCAGCGTGCACACCACGGTCAGCGGCACCACGGTCTGGCGGGCCCAGCACGCCCAGTCCGCCACGTTGAGCGGGAACCAGCTGGGCAGCAGCACCACCTCCGGGGGCATGGCGGGCAGCTCGTCCCAGGACCACTCACCGAACAGC
This region of Saccharopolyspora hordei genomic DNA includes:
- a CDS encoding SDR family NAD(P)-dependent oxidoreductase, translating into MTLRGRTALVTGASSGIGAATAAELAAAGCQVVLVGRDQRRLAQVTARTGGLALAAELTDASGLDRVVTAARRVDLLVHCAGIGWSGDLASMSAEQVEALTAVNLTAPVLLTSAVLPELRRRRGHVVFVSSIAAVGVRGEEVYAATKAGVRAFAESLRRLDGLGVTTVLPGAVRTPFFAGRRYDRRFPRVLAPEEVAAALVRGVQRGRAEVFVPGWLAVPARLQGALPGVFRALARRFG
- the shc gene encoding squalene--hopene cyclase, translated to MTDQLQQPTRAVVVPDPRTAMVAARDHLLSLQHPDGWWKGELETNVTMDVEDLLLRQFLGIRTAVETEQAARWIRSQQRRDGTWATFHGGPGDLSTTVEAYTALKLAGDDVDAEHMATARAWILEHGGLEATRVFTRIWLALFGEWSWDELPAMPPEVVLLPSWFPLNVADWACWARQTVVPLTVVCTLRPQRELGITVRELRTGRPRPSTRPAWSWNYAFTVLDRLLHRYHRRPLRSLRRHAMLRAAEWIVARQEADGSWGGIQPPWVYSLLALHLLGYPLDHPVVRQGLDGLERFLVREQTPDGVVRRLEACQSPVWDTVLGVQALRDAGVPSAHPALRRATDFLLAEEIRIEGDWSVRRPDLPPGGGWAFEFDNDRYPDVDDTAEVLLALNRVDHPNREAVQAAIERGARWLRGMQSADGGWGAFDADNTRQLVRKLPFCDFGEVIDPPSADVTAHVVEALATLGHDDEVVRRGVTWLLRHQEKDGSWFGRWGANHVYGTGAVVPALVKAGLTPEHRALRRAARWLERHQNTDGGWGEDLRSYDDPAWIGRGDSTPSQTGWALMALLALGRHRTDAVQRGLHYLARTQRADGGWDEPQFTGTGFPGDFYINYHLYRVIFPLTALGRYVRAGE
- the hpnH gene encoding adenosyl-hopene transferase HpnH, translating into MGIPLRQAVRVGAHLLKQKLARREKFALTLELEPLFACNLKCAGCGKIQHPADVLKQRMPVEQALAAVEECGAPVVSIAGGEPLMHPEIDTLVEELVKRKKFVYLCTNALLLPRKIDRFRPSPYFAWAVHIDGLEERHDASVCKKGVFAQAVDNVKEVQRRGFRVTTNSTFFTSDTPQSVIEVLDFLNNDLQVDRMMLSPAYAYDKAPDQERFLGVAETRELFGKVFADGRRRRWRFNHSPLFLDFLEGKVDFRCTAWAIPSYSLYGWQRPCYLMSDGYAATYRELLEETDWSRYGRGNDPRCANCMAHCGYEPTAVLATTASLRESIRALRS